Proteins from a genomic interval of Chroococcidiopsis thermalis PCC 7203:
- a CDS encoding S1 family peptidase — protein MVIGSWREARGKLIVKVLVSTLIIASLAYISILKNSEQALARSQSQPMLMSQVTSVEPAVAIAVPVVARQVTVRIFAAAATGSGAIVRHKGETYTILTCAHIVGEGEDERFTILTADGQKHVGKRLRSPVLSGSDLALVEFTSKTAYQVVAIADTKAVAVGDSIYAAGFPNWQWTSADAVEDTRTWGIKALRVTEGEVAMLPEKSLQEGYQLGYTNEIDPGMSGGPVLNRKGQLIGINGRLKYPPQGISAFTFTDGSAPSEQMYQQMEALSWAIPTTAFSQALK, from the coding sequence TTGGTAATTGGTAGTTGGCGAGAGGCAAGAGGTAAATTGATTGTTAAAGTCTTGGTAAGTACACTGATAATTGCGAGTTTAGCGTATATTTCTATACTAAAAAACTCCGAGCAAGCCTTAGCGCGATCGCAGTCTCAGCCGATGCTGATGAGTCAGGTTACAAGTGTAGAACCCGCCGTAGCGATCGCAGTGCCAGTAGTTGCCAGACAAGTGACTGTACGAATTTTTGCCGCTGCTGCTACAGGATCGGGCGCGATCGTGCGGCACAAAGGAGAAACGTACACCATATTGACCTGCGCTCACATTGTGGGTGAGGGTGAGGACGAGCGCTTCACGATTCTAACCGCAGACGGACAAAAGCACGTGGGCAAGCGGTTGCGATCGCCTGTATTGTCTGGATCGGATTTAGCCTTGGTAGAGTTTACCAGCAAAACAGCATATCAAGTCGTGGCGATCGCCGATACCAAAGCTGTAGCTGTCGGTGATTCCATCTATGCAGCTGGATTTCCTAATTGGCAATGGACGAGTGCGGATGCAGTCGAAGACACTAGAACTTGGGGTATTAAAGCCTTACGGGTGACGGAAGGTGAAGTAGCAATGCTACCAGAAAAATCTCTACAGGAAGGATATCAACTGGGTTATACCAACGAGATCGATCCAGGGATGAGTGGTGGTCCAGTTTTGAACCGCAAAGGACAACTAATTGGAATCAACGGACGCTTGAAATACCCGCCTCAAGGTATTAGTGCATTTACATTTACTGATGGTTCTGCACCATCCGAGCAAATGTACCAGCAAATGGAAGCATTGAGCTGGGCAATTCCCACTACAGCTTTTTCGCAAGCACTGAAGTGA
- a CDS encoding COP23 domain-containing protein, producing MKFKFPIFVLVASLTCASAIGFQDRVGAQNTSRTQVSPQNTSNQATTFVCVRSGNGFATVAARGNQRSAPMITWQRQVSAEYTPQERCQLVSQKLTKAVAANGGRLSNLLLTTGIIKNETVICYVNSGASCDTSNTLFTLSPENAKNPGAALANLLRFGQRADYSAIRESASGEGETATTGAIDMEAAVEEAFSAGYESAGTGASEASPVQQPSNSPANSSW from the coding sequence ATGAAATTTAAATTTCCAATCTTTGTTTTAGTAGCTAGCTTGACATGTGCCAGTGCCATAGGATTTCAGGATCGAGTAGGGGCGCAGAATACCAGTCGCACTCAAGTATCTCCACAAAATACCTCCAATCAGGCAACCACTTTTGTTTGCGTCCGTTCTGGGAATGGCTTTGCTACAGTTGCAGCTAGGGGAAATCAACGCTCTGCACCAATGATTACCTGGCAAAGACAAGTCAGTGCAGAATATACGCCTCAAGAACGCTGTCAGCTAGTTTCCCAGAAGTTGACTAAAGCAGTTGCCGCGAATGGTGGGAGACTAAGTAATTTACTCCTGACAACTGGAATCATTAAAAATGAGACAGTTATCTGTTATGTCAATTCTGGTGCTAGCTGCGATACAAGCAATACGCTATTTACCCTCTCTCCAGAAAATGCTAAAAACCCTGGTGCAGCTTTAGCCAATTTGCTGCGTTTCGGTCAGCGTGCCGACTATTCGGCAATTCGTGAGAGTGCTAGCGGTGAAGGTGAGACTGCAACTACTGGCGCTATTGATATGGAAGCAGCAGTAGAGGAGGCTTTTTCAGCTGGTTACGAATCAGCGGGTACAGGCGCAAGCGAGGCATCTCCCGTGCAGCAACCTAGTAACTCTCCTGCAAATAGTAGTTGGTAG